Genomic DNA from Corylus avellana chromosome ca4, CavTom2PMs-1.0:
GCCTTTGAAGCTTCTTGGTCTTCTGTTGGGGACATCCTATAAGGCTAAGTCTATTTAGGACAGTGTTATTGAAAAGGTAGAGCGCTAGTTGGATAATTGGAAAATGATGTAattgtctaagggtggtaggatTGCCCTTATTAAGAGCACCCTTTACAATTTACCTACGTATTTCATGTCCTTCTTTCCTCTCTCCGCGGGTGTTGCAAACCGTATTGAAAAGTttcaacgtgatttcttatggggtgggctaggcTAGGCGAtgagttcaaatatcacttaGTAAGCTGGTCCAAGGTTTGTTCTTCGATACTTAAGGGAGGAGAGTTGGTGATTCGGAACTTCTTCTTGTTCAATCGAGCTCTCTTAGGAAAATAGTTATAGCACTATGGGCATGAGAGAAAGGCCTTGTGAAGAGTTGTGGTGGACTCTAAGTTTAGCGGTTCGTGGTGTGGGTGGTGTTATAATGAACCTTTGGGGGCATATgaggtggggttatggaagaatattaggaggaGTTGGGAGAAGTTTTCAAGTCATGCCAAATTTGAGGTGAGCGGGCTTCAATGTTAGATTCTCACACGATCTATGGTGTGGGGATGACACTAAAGGATGCCTTTccagttttatttggtattCCGTGTGCAAAGAATGTTGTTGCAGCTCATTGGCAGCTTTCTGGTGGTTTCAATCAGCGGAACGTTAGCTTTACTAGAGCAGcacatgattgggaggtggatgtcttcACTTCGTTATTCAAGGTGTTGTACTCAGTTAGAGTAAGAAGGATAtgtgaagacaagctttggtgggTTCCCTCCAATAGAGGAATGTTCAATATAAGATCATTCTATAGTGTCTTGGGTTGTAATGttggctttcttttttccttggaagagtgtttaGCAGACTAAGGTTCCCTTGAGGGCAaccttttttgcttggtcggcagCCCTAAGAAAGATCCTTCTCATGAAAATCTTAGGAAACAGCATATCATTGTAGTTaataggtgttgtatgtgtaaaaggaaTGAAGAGTCTGTGGACCATCTTCTACTCTATTGTGAGGTCGTCAGTGCCTTGTGGAATGTTTTCTTTAGTCGATTTGGGCtatcttgggttatgcctagacaagTAATCaacttgtatgcttgttggcGGACCACCGACATCACTCCGAGTGATGCTATGTGAAAGAAGGTGCTCTCGTGTTTTTTGTAGTATCTATGGAGAGAGAAATTacaaaagttttgaggaccaTGAAAGGACATTAAAGGAGATTAAGGCTTTTTTCTTCAAGACTTTGTTTCTGTGAATAtctgcttttgtttttcttttggtgattagttatcgGAATTTTCTTCTCCtgttttctccttctagttatgtgttttctcttgtatatttcttatGTACCTAGTGATACTCTTATATCACCCACTAGTGATACTCTTATATGATGAGGCATCAAAATACAACTCAAAAGGGGGAAAAACTAGTATAATAGCTTTGCAAAAAAGGAACCCAGAGCAAATAGAGAAAAACTCACGATATGGGATCTGAGAGAACACTTCTTAAAGACAAATCCTTATTCGAATTGTTTTGAGCTACCTGCAAATCCAATATCATGTGAGATTTCCTCGAATCTAATGTAGTCAAGATACACATTCTCAAATCGTAGTTAACAAATGtagaattaaattattttaagtcCTGAAACTCAGTCTATAAGAGCATAGGGCTCCACAATCTTGTTTGACAAAGCGCGTTTACCCTTAGGGATGGAACCATCTTTTGGCAGTCTACCTTAGTAGCATAATTAGTTTTAAATACTGCAACTAGCAACATAAGCATGCACACATGAGCACACACAACTGACCAttctcattattaaaaaatattttgttaatcaaatatcaataattttttggggGTAAATAACAGTATCATGGTTGGCTAAAAAGATATTAACACTACAACTGTTGAGGACTTCACCCAGTGAGATATTACTAATTGAATATTAATCGTGTTTGATTATACTCAACTGGGCACATAATAGaaatgtcttcttttttttttttttttctttttcattttttcattttttagctGATGGTGTAGAATTATTTTTTACCCATGACTCTCATTGCGTGAGAGTAAGACAACGAGAAATAAAAGGGAATAATTCCTTGAAAAAAAACAAGCCAAGCCCAAACAAGATACCTTTCCAATCATAACCACTCAAAATGTTTATATTGCTCACTATGTTTTCTATTTGAGCCACAAAAAAACCAACTAAAAATCATCCTTTTAAGGCACAGGCCTTTCACAGTTCCCAGTTCATGCCAGTTTGCCACAAAACACAAAATCCATTTCAATGGGGGTAAACAATGACTCTTCACTAATAAGTGGAAAGCTATTCAAACTTGGCAGTTGGATTTAGAATTTAGATGGATTTGGTTGTCTAATGCATCAGAACCCTAATTCTGATACAAAGaagacagaaaacaaaaactgtATTAATACAACCTAAAATATATAGAGTTTTATACTTATTAAATATTTCCTAGAGATATCctgcatattttattttgagacaTGAAAATTTTCAGTTCCACTGTTGACTCAAGATGGGTTGCTTGAGGATAGAACTTACGTAAGTATTTTCAGAACGACTGCAGAATACATCTTCCTCTGCTGAAAGCTCATCCATAAACTGGCTTACAGATATTGGTCCATAGCTCTGGGGAATGACATGACCAGCTGCTGCAATTCGAGAACAATCTAATATAGCGTTACCCTGCGGCATGAGCCTAAACGCAAGTGATGTCCTACAATAACAAAGctaaatttaaaatgaacttCTTGGGAAGTCGAATGCAATATTTGAAAGGTTTGTTTTGCCACATTCATCACAAGAACAAACTGCGATAAATTAACTTGTACCTCCCACTACCATTAGTGCCTGACAAATAATCAGGAGCAGCTCTATATGATGCAGCAGGACGAAGGCCTGCAGTAGCATGACTAAGTGCCTTGCCTGTAAGCAGTAAAAGATCCCCAGGAGTTGATCCACCATCTGCTAGGTACCACCGACCATTGGGATCACAAACCTGTTGAAGAAAATAGCTTACATCAATAATTTGTGGTGCACATTAATCAAAAACACCACAAAGTTTTTTTCAATGCACAGACACATCAAACAAGTAATGCAAATTTATAACCCAGATAATAAAGTACAGCTGCAGAATTAAAAGAAAGCATTTGAAGACTATTACTGGTTTATTTCCCAGTCCAACaactaaaaaaatgacaattgtTTAAAATTAGAGTCACCATCAAGTAATAGGAAGACACCTGAAGACCAGGACTGTCCGAGGAAATCAATGTAACCAATCCCTTCTCAACTTCACCATTTGTTGCTGCCTTCCCACCTCCAATAGCACCCTTTCCATTTTGCAAAGAAGCATTCAAGTAGGTCACAGCAAGCACCGATGAGGACACCTCATTTGCAGGCAATGGGGTATCATCAAGCAAATTATTGAAAACACTGAACAATATATGCTGTTGTAAGTGGATAggtatatttagaaaaaaattgaaatcagaaaaaaaaagcactaaCAAAGcaagaataaaaatcaataatcagaATACTTACTCGCTTCGCAATCGAAGATGCCTTGCTATTGCAGATAAAGCAGCACGAGCTGCCTTTCCCATGCACCTAAAAATATCAGCCATGCAAGGGGGAGATGAGTCCCAATCTTCTAAAGCCCTGCAACAAGGTAAGCTCATAAATGTTTAATTTGTAAAGAATAAAAGCAGTAGTagtaataacaataacaacaacaaggACAATAATTTACTTGGGGCAGAACTCCTACAACTAAGACAAACAGATTCAGTCTCAATGGTGTACAGGAATGTCTAGATCAGGCACTTTCAAGAGTGAATCCACTTAAAGAAGGTCAAGGAGTTTAATTTATTAGGGGGACAGCACCATAAAGCAATAACTAAAGAGTGAACAATATTTAGAGCAAACACTATATAACTACTCAGTGACTTGCCTCATTAGAGTTCTAAACATGAAAACACTCAGGCAGAAGTATAACACTCGTACAATTACTTCgtacaaaatcaacatttgacATCATTAATTAACTCAGACACCAGGATCCTGTGCCTTTAATCGTGGCTAGCTACAGAGGGATTGCCAAAAATGCAGGAGGAGAATACTTGGGTTGCATCTTGTCAATGGTTTGAAGACCATTTTcagaaatattaaaaactagAAAATGGCATAAAAAATTTACTCGTCAGGGAATTTTCCAAGACTTCTTTGGGGAGGAATGTGGCCCTCCCGCCAGTGAAAACAGCTAGAAAATAGTTGGTCCCCAGAATCTTTTGTGGCAACTATATTCAGTAACAAAATGCAGTTTTCAGAAAACCTAGTATTGACTCACAAACCAAATGGATCCTAAATGTTCTAAATCACTGTCCAAACTCTTTGCTCTTATCACGCTGAAAACTCTGATAAGCAAAAAGATGTATAAGACATAATATTTCAAACCCAATAAATAAACACATTCCAATTCCCATATATCATAGAAACTCATTTCAGAGCATGCAATACAAAGAATCTGCACTGACACACATGAATTCTACACTACACACAAAACGTTGCCCTAATTTTAACGTATTACacaaaaaatatgtaaatacCTTCCAAGTAATAGGAAAATTCTcagctccaaaaaaaaaaccatcccTTCTATAAACCAAACgaaaattcatacaaaaaagaaaaataataataataataagataccTTCCAGCTCTGTACATGTAAACTCCACGGCTTCCCTTGCCAACAACACTCTGCTGAGCCCTACTCCTAAAGTATAAGCGGGCCGCCTCCAAGCCACAACGCATGAGCGCCGCGTCTCCGCTGCCCAATTCAATCAGCGCCGCATTGTGCCTCATCAGCGACCCAGCCAGCACCTCCACCGCCCTCCCGTAGGACCCGCCGGGAGCCCCCTCGTACGGCGCGATATCCGAGAGCCGGACCCTCGCCAGAGGGCATGTCATCAGGGCCGCGGGCTCGCCCGCCCGCTGCGCGGCCCCGATCGGTACCAAAGCATGATCCAGCGGCTGCTCGCGGTGCGGTGCGAGCGCGTGAGGGGACTGCGTGGGGGTCGCTGTAGATGCGGCTGGTGGTGGCGGTGATCTAAGAGAAGACTGGGGATTGGTTGGCTGCGACGCCACTGCAGAAGTCTGCTGCTGCATCACCGTCGCAACCATCAATCATTCTGAACTGTCTACGGTTGGATTAGGGCTGTGCACGGATCATTTTTCAGCATATTTGTAATGCCTTGCACGACAAAAGAATAGTCGCATAGTTTTGGAGAGAGTCCAAGTAGGAAATGCTCTGTTTGTTTGAATTAAGCTTGGGGTGTTGCCGTTGGTATATATGAAAGACTTTTTGGTTCAGAAATATTGTGTGGGCGTAGGGTTTTCAGAGCTTCTCTGTCTTTCTATTTGCTGGACTTGACaaagagaaaggagaagaaTGGGAAGGGagctgtttcttcttcttcttcttttctttcttttcttttccttttgctttttcGGAAAATATTATCtcattttaaagtttatggtagaaaaaaaaacttcatcttaatcttcaatgaattttgattCACGTTAACTTTAAtgaataattaaagaaaaaaaaaagataataaattacAAACTTAGAAACTTTTATTTGTGACTATAGGAAAATGGTTTTTAAAGTAAATTacgaaagaaaaaagaaaaaggtcaaaaagGAAATGAATAAGCAGTTAGTGAAGAAATTTACAGGGTATGTTGCTTGCTTTTACCAGCCATCTAGAGTGTTTGAGTACGGCTTtatagtttataaaaaataaaaaaaaaatagaataaaattatatatatatataaaggtttttTTCTAACATCATTTCTCATGATCAAAGTGCCTTTATATCCTGCAGGCGTATTACTGATAAAATTATCGGTAGCATGTAAAACTCTTCCCACCATGCATACTACTAGTATGAAGGGAAAAATAGGGTACATGGACCTGAAGCTTATGATAGGGTGTGATGGAATTTTCTAAAGGAAGTGGTAAAGAAAGTTGGTTTTGTTGATAGATGGGTACAGTTGATTATGGCATTTGTTaggtttgttttttattatgtCATTATAAATGGGAAACCACAAGATGATATAACACCATTTAGAGGAATTAGGTAAAGAAATTCATCGTCTCCTTACCGTTTTATCCTTTGTGTGAAGTCATTTAACTCTCAGCTCTCTTATCGAGTATAAAGAGTATAAAAATGCATTATCAAAAGTTCTTATAACTAAAGGAGAGACGaagttaaacatttttttttttttttttgcaaatgatAGTCTCATATTCTGTGAAGCAAATTCGCTTGAATGATGCGTGTTacaatatttattataaataaatgaatgagCATCGTGTCAAAAGCTTAGTAAGGATAAGACTTTCATCTTGTTTAGAAGAACACCAGTTAGGAAATCAAAGACCAAATTCTTGCTATTATTGGGGTGCACTCTTCACAAAACTATGAGGCGTGCTTGGGATTATCGGCGTTGGTTTGACATTCAAAAGCATCGAGGACAGAATTTATAACAAGTTGAATAATTGGAGGGTAAAGTTTATCTCTTAAGTAGGGAATGAGATCCTTTTGAAAGTAGTCATTCAAGCTATCACAATCTATAGTATAAATGTTTTTTCAACCGCTTAAATCACCATGCAGAGAAATAAATTCAGTGATGTTAAAATTATGGTGGGAGCACTAGGAGAAAGATGTGACGTCAAAATTATAATGGATGAGAGGATGGATATATCAAAGTCTCAGGGTGACTTGGGATTCCAAGACCAGGAGTGTTTCAATACGAATTTGCTCGTTAAACAAAGGTGGAGATTGCTacaaaattcaaatactttGGTTTGCAggattttcaaggaaaaatactATCCAAATAATACTTTTTGGAAGCAAAATTGGGTGGTATGCCTTCTTATGCATGGAGAAGTATATGGTTTTCCTAAGACCCCTCAGAGCATGTTTAACGTGGAGGATTGGTGATGGTGCTTTTGTTAAAATCTGTCAGGTTGATAACTCCAACATTTTATGCAGTCCAATTATCTAGAAATACCTCAGCGAGAAACCAAGTGACATCCTTAGCCTGCCAGTGAGCATGCAATCTCACACAACACCTGATAACAGCCAGAATCTAACAACAGGCAAGGAATATAGTAGTTGTATTCTATCAATTTTGTGCTCTCTCCAAATATTCTGCATTCCTTCCTATTGTTCTGTAAAGATATTTGTATATATGGATACACATACAGTCAATGAGAATCACCACTTCTCAGCCAAAAATTGTCATAAACTATCCTAGGAATTATCCCCCATTTTTTTGGATGAGCTTGGGGCTTATGAGATTCATCTTCtttcttactaaaaaaaaattcaaggccAGAATTTCAACTGCTATAACTAGCTAGAGTAAATTACACATATCTTAtcaatattttcaaagaaatatatattctaGGGATCAAGTAGCAGAATAAACTTTATGAATCAATATACAGCAAGTACCAACACAACCTATCATCAACCTAAAACGCCAGTACTTCTAAAGCGGGGATGCTACCTTTTATAGACTGCTGCAAGGTCACCATAAACCTGTCATTAACCTTcattgttaaaaagaaaaaaaaaaaaatccagctCAAGTGccagagagagagcgagagagagagagaatttagaTCACATTTAGTGGATAATAGAGTGAGCTGCTCAGGCTTCCAACGCACTGAAATTAAACCTCTGTGCGCTAGGAGGCCTGAAACAGTGACAATCACTCAATTTCAGTCTCATGCTCAAGTAAAGCTGACTTGTTGAAGGCCTGAAGGAAGCCATCGCTACATCCTCGAGATATTGCCAATATCTTGAAATTTTGTTGACCCTTTGTCATGGTAATTTTAACTGAATAGTATGAGACTGGTGAACATAAAAAAACACTACTTTGTTATGAATTTTACGATGAAAGTTTGAGTTATgaattttagtctttttagttAAAGTATGGTAGACTTCCACTTGCAGAGCAAACAAATTGTTTAATTCTTTTTGCTTGGTAAGATCTGAACgaagttaccaaaaaaaaaaatctgtaatcaaaataatttacacaccaaaaaaaaaaaaaaaatctgcatcaataaaaaaatttacaaaataaaaatgagaagcatgtaaaatatgtttttttttttgtacggCGGAACAGAGGCAGGGAGGAGGTGGGGAGTAAGAATTCATTTTGACCTGGCATAATGGGAAAGATCAAGAAATGAGAAGCAAGACTGCACCACAAGTCTCTACGCACTTCATGAAACAATGAAGATGCCAGCCTGCAGGTTCCAAAACAAAATACCTGAGATGTCCAATAGAAAAGGCTAAATGTCTTAATTCCTTTAATAACATTCACAATTGCTGACTAGCATAGGCAGTTGTGTACCTCTTTCACTATAAATTTGTCTATGAAACTCAGTGATGGCAGCAGCCATTCTGAAAAGTAGAGCGAGTGATTTTGATCATTGCTTACAGGGAGATGATCATCTGGAAGCAgtaaaaacaacataaatacATGGTTGAGGATAAAGAAAGTTAATGGCTAATATTGCTATTAAAACAATCAGTAAGGCAAAATTCGTTATAATTTCCATCACAAAGAAAATTCTGAACCTGATGCTCGTAGAAGTATCCTGTGTGTAACAAAAGTCTGCAAAGATTCAAGATACAAGCAAGCACTCAGTACAGCTTTAACACGGAATGAACACCATAACAATTTCAAGAGAAAAGTGCTTGTGGAAAGTTTTTAATATAGCAATAATATACTTTAATATGTTCCATGCCCACCTCAGTACATCATGCAACAAAGACATTCAATTAAGAAAGTGTAATCAATTATACTTTTTTTCTAATCTCCACAAGATATATCCACAACAGTTATATGCAACAAAACCACATTTAAGGTAACTAATGAACAATCCCCATTAATATGAGGCATAACTTCATCTTAGATAACTAACAAACAAAAGCCAAGTTTGGCTATCTTCATCTTGAAACACAAGTTTCAATTATGGCATGCTGCAATGGGTAAAATATGCAATAACATATGGGAAATAGTTGAATACTAACTTCTCTGGGAATATGCTGGTGAAATATATTATTATCAAGCAACTAATCATGAAACATTACCTGCCAGATAGAAGGCATATACTCACGGTATGGAAGTTGCTGAGAAGTAATCCTCCCGCTTCTACAATTTGAGGTATCAGGTTTTCTTAAATTCCTGTTAACATATTGCGCAATAGATCAAGAACCTAAAGTAGACTAGGGACTTGCAAAGCAAAAGCTGCCTTTTCTATCATTGAAGTAAGAATAACACTTTTTCCACTTGGTCCTTGTAAGGTTTAGTATGAGCAATAGCCAATATCAAGGAACATATTTAATCTGTCAAGAGAAAGAGTTGGTAAAATTTCCtgcatctctttttctttctttcttccatttaaGAAACAATCAAGAACTCATCAAGAATCCTAATCAAATGCAGAATTTCTAAAAATCATGCATCAAGCACGATGTGAGAGTGTTGGTAAGTAGATCCATTGCCTTCCCCGTCATGCACTTGAAAGACAGGGTTGGTCGCTAGTCCTTTAGTTATTGGGTATTTCACAGGATGGTAGTTGAGTTGTAGCTTAGGAAAGGGCAATATCGTAAGCATCAGATTAGTGTCGGAAGGAATGATACAAACTTGCTCCTGATGAATTGCCAGTTCAGAATCTGATGGTTGGCCTTTCAGGGACTTACCATTTGGCATCATTCATAGCATATATATCCCCCAAAATGGTTGCTTTTGTAGCTATGACAAGCATGGGATGCAGCACTAGAAGCTTTCTAATCTCCTGAACTACAGTTTCTGACACAGTCTGCAGAGAATGGCTTTTCCTACAACCCAAACAATTAAATCATTGAGATAAGGTATAATCTGAGAATGATCTGACTCCCCAAATAAAAAGTTAATCCAATAACTGTCAAATTTCTCAGCATACATAGAGAAACTAACAATAATCAAAAGTTGAATGCATGTATGTGAGGAAGATTACCAATTAGGACATTAGAGGAACAGAAAACCTAGAGCAAAAATTAATATACTAGATCACACAAATCCAGTATATGAAAAACAACTTATTTGAACTCTCCCCTATTTTGGCTAAGTTCGTATTATATACCAATCTTAAGAACAAGATTGTGGCAGAAAAGAGCTATGCTCAACTTTGCATCAATTATATTTGGGTGTATTTGGAAGCTTGGATTTGGCCCTGAACTGGGTCTTGGATTTGGAATTGGAAGGCCCAATGCCAAATCCATTGTCTGGATCTTTATATTGGCCTTGGAATTGGCTTCAAGATCCAGTTTCAAATGCCCTAAGCCATTAGTCTGatttcacaacaaaattaaaaatttgtaattccAAACCTCAGTTGGAGACCCTTCCCCCTCTCAAAGCCAGCAGCGACTTCAAACGCCACCAATACCCCCAACGAAGGTGGGAATACTTCAATTAACTAGCAATAATtctataagaaagaaaaaacaatgacCTCACTCAATGTGTAAAACATAACTATGCTATGTACACAATTCAAAGTCCCTCAATTGTATCTGTTATACTGTTACCTATTATTACCCCCTACTGGCATGAATGTTGAGGCACGATCTATCCAATGAAAAGCTCCAATGCTGTTAAGAAAGGCATCCACATTCAGATATTGACAATTAAATTACATCAACCTATTTCAACTTCAATTGTGCTAAAACGAAAATTAATTCATAATGCATATCATGCTATGGGAAAGAAACATCACAGAAACATTGTAAGTTTTAAAAGATtcaaatattcatatatttgaaGCATGGAAATGTAAAATGTGTATCAGCACTTTTCATATCTAAGTGTAAAGAGAGAATCCTACATCTAAACCAGAAAACCATCCTTGATCACTTTTCAAAGGAAATTCTATTATGATTCTAATCCATACATGTTCTTAATCACattacaaatattaaaaaataataataaggtgCAAAATTTGGTTATTCTTAAGTAATCTATCAGGCCTAGCTCTACCATAGTGAacaggctccatttgtttcatGTAAATAACTTCCTGCTAAAAACTATGTCCAGTACAATACATCTTGTTATCTACCAGTTCTCTTATGTTTGGCATGCACAGAAAATTTTCTATATTCTCGTTATTTTCAGTGATTGGAATCAATTTCAAACAGGTCAGAATCATATTAGGTGGTAAGGATGTGACAGTGGGTGATCAGAGGGTTAGGCAATAACTTGAAGGGGTTTGGTTGGGCAATCAACCTAGCAACTAGGGAAATCAGCCAAGATCAATGATATGACTAGTGAATGGAGTAGGGCAATTCGAAATGATTGGAGGAGCAGCTGGTGACCAATTGGGGGTTGTTGGTGATTGGCAAGGAACCGGTTGACAATTGACAAGGAGAAGATGCCCCTCTCACACTCACTCTACACTTTCTTATCTAAGgttacaccctagtttagtggcGCCAATCATTTATAGAAAACCAGTCACTTGTCAAAGAATTAAAACCCCTAATCATGGAGATATCTACAAAAAGATGACAGCCAATTTCCTGGTAACTGGAAGCCATAAGCACATAGAATAAGATAAATCTATGATTAGGCCAATTGATGGCCAAAAGCAAAGAAAGGAAAGTTATGAAGCACAACAAGATACAATGTGATAGGAATGGTTGATTGGGCATGTTTTGAGACAGTAAGGATACAATGTCATGTAAATATATGAAGAGTGTTTATTGATAATATTATAGCATTGATCatgacaataacaataataaaaatgatcatgacaataattatgaagaaaaaaaaaatgctcatattAATGGCCTAAACCAATAATGCCAAAAAGGCTAAAGATAATCAAGCATAACATAAAGTACAAAGTTGAGTAAAAAGTAATATGAACcccaaaaggaaaaagaattggTAAAGCCATTAAGAAATTCCTAGAAAAACAATTTGGAAACATAAAACTCCATATTACAAGACAAACCTGTCGATCATGAGCATATGAACACTAGTACCATgtgcttcttcttccttctgAATCCGATAGTGCAATGtcttttatccaaaaattaaaagaatcaaatatataatatcttCCACAACTAATATAAGCTTTAGCAAGGAAAAGATAACAAAGTATGGACAAAATTAATGCACCAGCTTTAACAAGGAATTTGAgcaaataaacctaatttatGGAATAAATGATTGTTAGGACACCAAAATGCATTGAGATTAGTTGGGTTattaaagaaaactttgttcatGGATGGACATATGAAGTGATACCCGCCATTGTTGGCATAGTTGATAATGCTTGAGAATAAGCCGTGTGAACCCCCCAACCCCCTTTCTCAAAGCAAAATACATAAATAAGTTCCATATGGTAGAACTTATTGCATTCAATAGAATTCCACATTATCAAGTTATAGGCAAGTTTGTTCCAGTTATTGCATATCAAGTAACAAAAGCTAGTTCTGTACTTTTCTAtttgatgaaattaaaaatactattgGATGCCATAAGGCACTCTAACAATTGTGATACTTGGAGAAACACAAAGAATTGTCATTAGTCTCCTAGAAAGTGTTGCAGAGGTGGTGCATTGCCATCATAAGATCATGTCACAAGATGTTAATACCTGTAACAAGCACAAGAACTCAACACAGTTGGTTGTATAAGTTCTAGTTTGCCCATTAATAAGTTCTCAGTGATGAcacattttaattaaagaatatcACTAATGCTTATTTCCATGAGATGGTAACGAGCTATGATAAGTGGAAATTTATGCTTCAATTTGCCATTTAAGCTAGTGGAAGAGATATGATTCTGACCCCATCAAATAGCAGCAACTTTGGAGATTACAAAATACCCAATAACAGAAAAGGATGTGGTGCTAATACACATtaattttcctataaaaaaaaaaaaaaaccaagaagtAACTGTTTCAGCAGTTCACTCAATACTTGGAGGCAGGTCAAGAAGTCTAAAGAATAATCACAAATGACATGGTTCCTAAAAAATTAAGCTTCCCACATATATGAATTTCAACACATCTTTTATGCAAGTTTTGCTAGATGCCACTTTTATCCACATCAGAGGCATTTGACAATAATTCTCCTTGATCattttcctctaattttttctcctttttttgcatttctttttttttaaaaaaaaaaaaaaaaaaaaactagagcaCATTTATTCCCTCCTCTTGGGATGCCTTATCCTTCTCCTCTATGCCCACCATTCATAAGAATAAAGTTGTGTTTCTTCTCAATggatttttcgtttttaaagGAAAAGGAATTATTACATGGGTATCTTGGTGAGCAAATGATAAGTGACCAAGTTTTTGTCAACTCGAGCAGGCTCCAGAAAAGAAATATGTAGATTCAGTATGATTTGATATTCCCACATTAACTCTAAATTCTAGCAGTACATAACAAGTAGATCGTTGTAATTGTAGTTTCTTAAGCAGGTAATTTTTTACTTCCACGTGAAGTAACTGTTGGTAGttattattgaaattattaTGTAGTGATGTATACTTTGCCTCGAAATAAAGCAAGAATTCTTGTGGGAGCAAGCTTTTATGATTAACTCTTACTTTTTAGGAAGAGCATTGTTTTGCACTTTACATCTCCTCA
This window encodes:
- the LOC132177754 gene encoding uncharacterized protein LOC132177754 codes for the protein MVATVMQQQTSAVASQPTNPQSSLRSPPPPAASTATPTQSPHALAPHREQPLDHALVPIGAAQRAGEPAALMTCPLARVRLSDIAPYEGAPGGSYGRAVEVLAGSLMRHNAALIELGSGDAALMRCGLEAARLYFRSRAQQSVVGKGSRGVYMYRAGRALEDWDSSPPCMADIFRCMGKAARAALSAIARHLRLRSDVFNNLLDDTPLPANEVSSSVLAVTYLNASLQNGKGAIGGGKAATNGEVEKGLVTLISSDSPGLQVCDPNGRWYLADGGSTPGDLLLLTGKALSHATAGLRPAASYRAAPDYLSGTNGSGRTSLAFRLMPQGNAILDCSRIAAAGHVIPQSYGPISVSQFMDELSAEEDVFCSRSENTYVAQNNSNKDLSLRSVLSDPISGLFLEDAMVVSCGHSFGGLMLRRVIERSRCTLCNAEIETGSLVPNLALRAAAAAVKHEDDRRLFHNAALRKRRKEMVDQTDPMRRSNRENGDVNLDDALHRGVQYPFSENEKVVIKGNRRTPEKFVGKEAIITSQCLNGWYLLKIIGTGENVRLQYRSLRKISNTLAIEGRCASQPMQNSS
- the LOC132179354 gene encoding DNA repair protein XRCC2 homolog isoform X2; the protein is MEQVVGSPKGWIDGDESAKEMLARVLTARPFLLLPPLHRVPLRVGNVVELVGPSPSSKTHVLIQAAVSCVLPKEWNGVHYGGSDHLVVFLDLDCRFDILRFSEMLKHRIIGESIGSMKIDSEKMDFDLWNNDKKRRPAYDEELYVLCMRRFLYARCYDSFEFLATLKTLHYRIQKEEEAHGTSVHMLMIDSIGAFHWIDRASTFMPVGGNNRKSHSLQTVSETVVQEIRKLLVLHPMLVIATKATILGDIYAMNDAKWNLRKPDTSNCRSGRITSQQLPYREYMPSIWQTFVTHRILLRASDDHLPVSNDQNHSLYFSEWLLPSLSFIDKFIVKEVFCFGTCRLASSLFHEVRRDLWCSLASHFLIFPIMPGLW
- the LOC132179354 gene encoding DNA repair protein XRCC2 homolog isoform X1 encodes the protein MEQVVGSPKGWIDGDESAKEMLARVLTARPFLLLPPLHRVPLRVGNVVELVGPSPSSKTHVLIQAAVSCVLPKEWNGVHYGGSDHLVVFLDLDCRFDILRFSEMLKHRIIGESIGSMKIDSEKMDFDLWNNDKKRRPAYDEELYVLCMRRFLYARCYDSFEFLATLKTLHYRIQKEEEAHGTSVHMLMIDSIGAFHWIDRASTFMPVGGNNRKSHSLQTVSETVVQEIRKLLVLHPMLVIATKATILGDIYAMNDAKWNLRKPDTSNCRSGRITSQQLPYREYMPSIWQTFVTHRILLRASDDHLPVSNDQNHSLYFSEWLLPSLSFIDKFIVKEVFCFGTCRLASSLFHEVRRDLWCSLASHFLIFPIMPVSYYSVKITMTKGQQNFKILAISRGCSDGFLQAFNKSALLEHETEIE